In Clupea harengus chromosome 1, Ch_v2.0.2, whole genome shotgun sequence, one DNA window encodes the following:
- the LOC116217919 gene encoding mucin-19-like has translation MSAFQAQEAQDSTETESHTTVLRDLKKTFQNLTCELQQLHMQMSVLDQNNMEMTTRYSQYLHQYQMRVNCLEDELRRLRSNIDQQGALYQQLLDIKTHLELEITQYKKALDGEGISESASTSNMAVTSNHASCIDTGFKTSITTHSALTNGTHDHKQTISSAVSSSVEEWTGKTRRDQSRFLGEGSTGTLVVQEQIIVSKQNRPVASERQQLGRTESTSSVRGASSNAIKDSTAKTTSQTSHVHSTHTVSQPAPQKYLLNVVGETVNLRGESQASAELQVSTSLSDQIHGKEAKDAAQSTHTTKTVEIKRTADTAEASLQGRAVEVKATSEVLQTNMAATGTQVANTGINTAQRLVKTSIFEKVMAWNAPQDLVEMNTEESEVEISAPEGTIEVKTTRCVVGTSAMESLLNTGIATGAVEAQIAHGVVEISAPDSNVEVKTSRTVVGTSALESLLDSGTATGVIESNVGQGLVEVSAPEGTIEVKTTRSVVGTSAMESLLNTGIATGVIESNVGQGLVEVSAPEGTIEVKTTKTVVGTSAMESLLNTGIATGVIESNVGQGLVEVSAPEGTIEVKTTKTVVGTSAMESLLNSGIATGVIESNVGQGLVEVSAPEGTIEVKTTRSVVGTSAMESLLNTGIATGVIESNVGQGLVEVSAPEGTIEVKTTKTVVGTSAMESLLNSGIATGVIESNVGQGLVEVSAPEGTIEVKTTKTVVGTSAMESLLNSGIATGVIESNVGQGLVEVSAPEGTIEVKTTRSVVGTSAMESLLNTGIATGAVEAQIAHGVVEISAPDSNVEVKTTKTVVGTCAMESLLNTGIATGAVESDIDHGVVEISAPEDKTTRIVVGSSAIESLLNTSSTTCAVETEIVQCMAQTPAPQSIAETTSIESIETNESVPTGIKSAVETSTTSSLQTSPPLGAIETNIVQGVTETQAPQDVVEIKTRASATESTCPVENMVENNMVQNVVMTSVVSEGTVGIKTSISEGVVESAKAQSVAEMTAPGSTAEIKTSEKIVETTGAEYVATVQTVEKIVPESIAEIKTTGGVDESSTTDTLLDTSFGDVVVETRLLESIAEIIVPDSTIVELNTTQSASAIATANSAVDVRDISSRDILLSNGTQNKFELDTTQQDSQTTSILQTGTADLSQSALSGHVSLSTGNVGIEGLTLDDLARNAGRSNAVVIGSSPREARISQARKMTSPEGRVEILSTSPGSDQRRTRQRSISPKVGITGRPGSPQRMIHQRSISPKGGNTGTGSDQRMTRQRSISPKGGYTGTGSTMMASPSDPNSSPGRIVHNSMGSQRRRLSSTGSLGSDIGTGGTGMVNINSPTKPAVVNSAGSGVWITSSDNTENRYTISTRSRGSGDKISIYGSGMSTGRISTTGSGNRISSAGSGGRISSAGSGNRISSAGSGNRISSAGSGNRISSAGSGGRISSAGSGGRISSAGSGNRISSAGSGSRISSAGSGGRISSAGTGNTRISSAAPMGSSANRMVIRSTGSSGGGNNRERISVCKMAALSKAAAVKEKSQEIQGLQQMRSGTQGAVDPEEEFTN, from the exons ATGAGTGCGTTCCAGGCCCAGGAGGCACAGGACTCCACAGAGACTGAATCCCACACAACTGTCCTGCGTGATCTCAAGAAAACCTTCCAGAATCTAACCTGTGAGCTGCAACAACTGCACATGCAG atgtctgtcCTAGACCAAAACAATATGGAGATGACAACCAGGTATAGCCAGTATCTCCATCAGTATCAGATGAGGGTGAACTGCCTGGAAGATGAGCTTCGAAGACTACGCTCAAACAtcgaccagcagggggcactatACCAGCAGCTGCTTGACATCAAGACTCACCTTGAACTGGAGATCACGCAATATAAGAAGGCTCTGGATGGAGAGGGCATCAG cGAAAGTGCTTCCACCTCAAATATGGCTGTCACCTCCAACCATGCCTCCTGCATCGATACTGGTTTTAAAACCAGTATAACAACCCACAGTGCTTTAACAAATGGCACACATGACCACAAACAGACTATAAGTTCAGCTGTTTCCTCCAGTGTTGAGGAATGGACTGGAAAGACAAGAAGAGATCAAAGCCGCTTCCTGGGTGAAGGGTCAACTGGCACTTTGGTGGTGCAAGAACAGATCATTGTTTCAAAACAGAACAGACCGGTCGCCAGTGAGAGGCAACAGCTGGGCCGTACCGAGAGTACCTCTAGTGTCCGAGGAGCTAGCAGTAATGCTATAAAGGATAGCACAGCAAAAACCACGTCTCAGACCAGTCATGTTCATAGCACGCATACTGTCAGCCAACCGGCCCCACAGAAGTACTTACTGAACGTAGTTGGTGAGACTGTAAATCTGAGAGGTGAAAGTCAGGCTAGCGCAGAATTGCAGGTTTCTACAAGCTTGTCAGACCAAATTCATGGAAAAGAAGCAAAAGATGCAGCTCAAAGCACTCATACCACAAAGACAGTAGAGATTAAGAGAACTGCTGATACAGCTGAAGCTAGTCTTCAGGGAAGAGCAGTTGAAGTTAAGGCAACATCAGAGGTACttcaaacaaacatggctgctacTGGAACTCAGGTTGCTAACACAGGAATCAACACTGCACAAAGGCTAGTAAAGACTAGCATTTTTGAAAAGGTCATGGCGTGGAATGCTCCCCAAGATTTGGTGGAGATGAACACTGAGGAAAGTGAAGTTGAGATATCAGCCCCTGAAGGCACTATTGAGGTTAAGACTACTAGATGTGTAGTTGGAACAAGTGCAATGGAAAGTCTTCTGAACACTGGCATTGCAACTGGTGCTGTTGAAGCCCAAATTGCCCACGGTGTAGTTGAGATATCAGCTCCTGACAGCAATGTTGAGGTTAAGACTTCTAGAACTGTAGTTGGTACTAGTGCTCTGGAAAGTCTTCTGGATTCTGGCACTGCTACTGGTGTTATTGAGTCTAATGTTGGTCAAGGTTTGGTTGAAGTATCAGCCCCTGAAGGCACTATTGAGGTTAAGACCACGAGAAGTGTAGTTGGAACAAGTGCAATGGAAAGTCTTCTGAATACTGGCATTGCAACTGGTGTTATTGAGTCTAATGTTGGCCAAGGTTTGGTTGAAGTATCAGCCCCTGAAGGTACTATTGAGGTTAAGACTACTAAAACTGTAGTTGGTACTAGTGCTATGGAAAGTCTTCTGAATACTGGCATTGCAACTGGTGTTATTGAGTCTAATGTTGGCCAAGGTTTGGTTGAAGTATCAGCCCCTGAAGGTACTATTGAGGTTAAGACTACTAAAACTGTAGTTGGTACTAGTGCTAtggaaagtcttctgaattCTGGCATTGCTACTGGTGTTATTGAGTCTAATGTTGGTCAAGGTTTGGTTGAAGTATCAGCCCCTGAAGGCACTATTGAGGTTAAGACCACAAGAAGTGTAGTTGGAACAAGTGCAATGGAAAGTCTTCTGAATACTGGCATTGCAACTGGTGTTATTGAGTCTAATGTTGGCCAAGGTTTGGTTGAAGTATCAGCCCCTGAAGGTACTATTGAGGTTAAGACTACTAAAACTGTAGTTGGTACTAGTGCTAtggaaagtcttctgaattCTGGCATTGCTACTGGTGTTATTGAGTCTAATGTTGGTCAAGGTTTGGTTGAAGTATCAGCCCCTGAAGGTACTATTGAGGTTAAGACTACTAAAACTGTAGTTGGTACTAGTGCTAtggaaagtcttctgaattCTGGCATTGCTACTGGTGTTATTGAGTCTAATGTTGGTCAAGGTTTGGTTGAAGTATCAGCCCCTGAAGGCACTATTGAGGTTAAGACCACAAGAAGTGTAGTTGGAACAAGTGCAATGGAAAGTCTTCTGAATACTGGCATTGCAACTGGTGCTGTTGAAGCCCAAATTGCCCACGGTGTAGTTGAGATATCAGCTCCTGACAGCAATGTTGAGGTTAAGACTACTAAAACTGTAGTTGGAACTTGTGCTATGGAAAGTCTTCTGAATACTGGCATTGCAACTGGTGCGGTTGAATCTGACATTGACCACGGTGTAGTTGAGATATCTGCTCCTGAGGATAAAACCACTAGAATTGTAGTTGGTTCTAGTGCTATCGAAAGTCTTCTGAATACCAGTAGCACTACTTGTGCTGTTGAGACTGAAATTGTTCAATGTATGGCTCAGACACCAGCTCCTCAAAGCATTGCTGAGACAACCAGCATTGAAAGTATTGAAACTAATGAAAGTGTCCCTACAGGTATAAAGAGTGCAGTTGAGACCAGCACTACCAGTAGCCTACAAACTTCTCCTCCATTGGGTGCCATTGAGACAAACATTGTTCAAGGTGTCACTGAGACACAAGCTCCTCAAGATGTAGTTGAGATTAAGACCAGAGCAAGCGCTACAGAGTCTACTTGCCCTGTTGAGAATATGGTTGAGAACAACATGGTCCAGAATGTTGTTATGACATCTGTTGTTTCTGAAGGCACAGTCGGTATAAAGACCAGCATTTCTGAAGGTGTGGTAGAGTCAGCTAAAGCTCAGAGTGTAGCTGAGATGACCGCTCCTGGAAGCACAGCGGAGATTAAGACAAGTGAAAAGATTGTTGAGACTACAGGGGCTGAATATGTTGCAACAGTTCAGACAGTAGAGAAGATTGTGCCAGAGAGCATAGCTGAGATTAAGACCACTGGAGGAGTAGATGAGTCTAGCACTACAGACACTCTACTGGATACCAGTTTTGGTGACGTGGTGGTCGAAACCCGTCTGCTCGAGAGTATAGCTGAGATTATTGTCCCTGACTCAACTATTGTTGAGTTGAATACCACTCAAAGTGCCAGTGCTATAGCTACTGCTAACAGTGCTGTGGATGTGCGCGATATCAGCAGTAGAGACATTCTGTTGTCCAATGGAACACAGAACAAATTTGAGCtcgacacaacacaacaagacTCTCAAACCACCAGCATCCTCCAAACAGGAACTGCTGATCTGAGTCAGTCAGCTTTGTCGGGACATGTGAGCCTGTCCACCGGTAATGTAGGGATTGAGGGGTTAACCTTGGATGACTTGGCACGCAATGCTGGTAGAAGCAATGCAGTTGTGATTGGCAGCTCCCCGCGTGAGGCCAGGATCAGTCAGGCACGAAAGATGACCAGCCCAGAGGGAAGAGTCGAGATCCTGAGCACCAGCCCAGGTAGTGACCAGAGAAGGACTCGCCAAAGAAGCATTAGCCCAAAGGTTGGCATCACAGGTAGGCCAGGTAGTCCCCAGAGAATGATTCACCAAAGAAGCATTAGCCCAAAGGGTGGCAACACAGGAACAGGTAGTGACCAGAGAATGACTCGCCAAAGAAGCATTAGCCCAAAGGGTGGCTACACAGGAACAGGTAGTACAATGATGGCTAGCCCGAGTGACCCGAACAGCAGTCCTGGCAGAATTGTACATAACAGTATGGGGTctcagaggaggaggctgagcAGCACAGGTAGTTTGGGGTCGGACATAGGGACAGGCGGTACGGGGATGGTCAACATCAACAGTCCCACCAAGCCAGCGGTGGTCAATAGTGCAGGCAGTGGCGTCTGGATCACAAGTTCCGACAACACGGAAAACCGATACACCATTAGCACCAGAAGCAGGGGCAGCGGGGATAAGATCAGCATCTATGGGAGCGGAATGAGCACCGGCAGGATCAGCACCACAGGAAGCGGAAACAGAATCAGCAGCGCAGGAAGTGGTGGGAGAATCAGTAGTGCAGGAAGTGGGAATAGAATCAGCAGTGCAGGAAGTGGAAATAGAATCAGCAGCGCAGGCAGTGGAAATAGGATCAGCAGCGCAGGAAGTGGTGGGAGAATCAGCAGCGCAGGAAGTGGTGGGAGAATCAGCAGTGCAGGAAGTGGAAATAGAATCAGCAGCGCAGGAAGTGGAAGTAGAATCAGCAGTGCAGGAAGTGGCGGCAGGATCAGCAGTGCTGGTACTGGAAACACCAGAATCAGCAGTGCCGCACCCATGGGCAGCTCTGCCAATAGGATGGTCATCCGTAGCACCGGCAGCTCAGGCGGGGGAAACAACAGAGAGCGAATCAGCGTCTGCAAGATGGCCGCCCTCTCCAAAGCTGCTGCAGTGAAGGAGAAATCCCAGGAGATCCAGG GTCTACAGCAGATGAGGTCTGGGACACAGGGTGCAGTTGATCCAGAGGAGGAGTTTACTAACTAA